In Stanieria sp. NIES-3757, the DNA window GTTCTAAATAAGTATATTTTTAGATCGGCTTTCTCTCGTTGCTATAAACGTAACGTATAGTGATCGAACTCTCGATCTTTAGTATAGCCACGGGATTTATAAAAGGACTGTGCTGCAACATTAGAAATTTGTGTTGCTAAAACCATTCGGATCGCTCCTGTTTTTCGGGCAAAATTCTCTGCTGCACTCATGAGCAACTTGGCAACCCCTTTCTGAAGATCAGCTTCTTGTACGAATAAATCATTCAAAATCCAGACTCGCTTCATCGCTACTGAAGAAAAACTAGGATAAAGCTGGATAAACCAACCATCTTTCCTATATCAGATGCCAAAAAGATAGTGGAATCATTGTTCTGAAAACGCTCCTGAAGAAACTTTGTCGCTGCTTCCAGATTTGAGGGTTGCTGATAAAAAACGCAATATTGATTGAACAACCTCGATACTTCCTCAATATGCTCGCAATTAGCTAGAACAATCTTCATGCTTTTTGAAATAGACTGCCAATAGATAAGTAGTTTAGCAGTTTCATCAAAAACAGTTACTAGAAGAGGGGCTGTCATCTAAACACGAAATACAGTTCTAATGTCTGCGGTTAAGATGCTGCTACGCCCCATTAAACTTCAACTTAAATTGAAATTTACATCTAGTACTTGGGATAGATTGAATTTAACTCGCTTAACGAATATATTCTTTAAGAATGCTGTTACGGTTTGGATGACGTAATTTACGCAGAGCTTTAGCCTCAATTTGACGAATACGCTCGCGGGTAACGTTGAAGATCTGACCAATCTCTTCCAACGTTTTCATTCGTCCGTCATCTAAACCATAACGTAAACGGAGTACATCTCGTTCCCGAGGACTTAGAGTGTCAAGCACATTTTCTAAATCCTCTCGTAACAAACTCTTCGAGACTTGATCCTCTGGAGTTTCACCATCAGCTTCGATAAAATCACCCAAACGAGAATCTTCTTCCTTACCAATAGGAGTTTCTAAAGAAATAGGTAATTGAGCAGATTTAGCTATAAATCTTAACTTCTCAATCGTCATTTCCATCCGAGTGGCAATTTCTTCCTCGGTAGGTTTACGTCCCATTTCTTGAGATAGTAATTTGGTAGTTTTCTTAATTCGAGAGATTGTTTCGTATAAATGGACAGGAAGACGAATTGTCCGAGATTGATCTGCGATCGCTCTGGTAATTGCCTGTCTGATCCACCAAGTCGCATAGGTAGAGAATTTATAGCCTTTTTCGTGGTCGAATTTTTCGGCCGCTCTGATCAAACCTAAAGAACCTTCTTGAATTAGATCTTGGAAAGACAAACCGCGATTCATGTATTTTTTGGCAATTGAGACAACCAGACGCAGGTTGGATTGAACCATTTTATCTTTTGCTCTTCTGCCATAGAATAAACGACGGCGGAATTCAGGCAGCCTCATGTTAACTTCTTCTGCCCATTCAGCATCACTAGGATAGCGATCAAGACGATCTGCCATCCGCTCTCTGATTCTTTCTAATTCAAGTAAGTCAGCAATTTTACGAGCTAATTCAATTTCTTCTTCTGCCCGTAATAGTCTGATTCGACCAATTTCTTGTAAATAAATCCTAATCGAATCTTCAGTATAAGGTTTTTTACGACCACGTTCTCCACGACGGGCAGCAGTTAATGCTGTTTTAACAGTCTCTGCATCCTCTAGCTCTACATCTAATTCGCTATCGTTAACATCTTCATCAATTAGTAATTCCCAACCTAATTTTGGCTCTTCAATGGTCGCTAGTACTTGATTTGCCTGCGTCATGCCGTTTTCCTCTTGCTCCTTCAGTAAATTTGTGAAATTTAACTGTAATTATTTGTTGGTTGTGGCTCAACCTCAATCTAATAAATGTGCTAACACATAACCAAGCGTAAGCACCAATAATTCCCCTTACCTTAGCTTAGTTTTAATTAAGCAATTTTGGCTTTGGGTATTTTCAACTAAAAAAACATAATTCTTTCCGA includes these proteins:
- a CDS encoding acetyltransferase is translated as MKRVWILNDLFVQEADLQKGVAKLLMSAAENFARKTGAIRMVLATQISNVAAQSFYKSRGYTKDREFDHYTLRL
- a CDS encoding RNA polymerase, sigma 70 subunit, RpoD subfamily, whose protein sequence is MTQANQVLATIEEPKLGWELLIDEDVNDSELDVELEDAETVKTALTAARRGERGRKKPYTEDSIRIYLQEIGRIRLLRAEEEIELARKIADLLELERIRERMADRLDRYPSDAEWAEEVNMRLPEFRRRLFYGRRAKDKMVQSNLRLVVSIAKKYMNRGLSFQDLIQEGSLGLIRAAEKFDHEKGYKFSTYATWWIRQAITRAIADQSRTIRLPVHLYETISRIKKTTKLLSQEMGRKPTEEEIATRMEMTIEKLRFIAKSAQLPISLETPIGKEEDSRLGDFIEADGETPEDQVSKSLLREDLENVLDTLSPRERDVLRLRYGLDDGRMKTLEEIGQIFNVTRERIRQIEAKALRKLRHPNRNSILKEYIR